From Lysobacter auxotrophicus, the proteins below share one genomic window:
- a CDS encoding response regulator — MQILLVEDDKEVAESVADALAVLGHSVSHASSVVEALKLIDVTCPNAAVLDVDLGGGTSADVASVLNERSIPFVVATGQAKADTPLEMLGKPHLRKPYLIDDLERALDLACPGVGSIGR, encoded by the coding sequence ATGCAGATTCTACTCGTCGAGGATGACAAGGAAGTCGCGGAGAGCGTTGCGGACGCGCTCGCTGTCCTTGGACACTCTGTAAGCCATGCATCTTCGGTTGTTGAAGCTCTCAAGCTTATCGATGTGACCTGCCCCAATGCCGCGGTGCTAGATGTGGACCTTGGCGGCGGCACCAGCGCGGATGTGGCATCCGTTCTGAATGAGAGATCGATCCCGTTTGTCGTTGCCACTGGGCAAGCTAAAGCAGATACGCCGCTCGAGATGTTAGGTAAACCGCACCTGCGCAAGCCATATCTGATAGATGACCTTGAGCGGGCCCTGGATCTGGCTTGCCCAGGGGTCGGCAGCATTGGGCGCTGA
- a CDS encoding fasciclin domain-containing protein has protein sequence MNTVTNIPNGKNLVDTAAANGSFRTFGKALDAAGMTETLRGTGPFTVFAPTDAAFEKLPAGKLESLFKPENKEELVSLLNYHVVSGRKTAADVGKWDAARTVNGQSAPIILKDDQLSIDGALITSADIGSSNGLLHGIDKVNIPTKQ, from the coding sequence ATGAACACCGTAACCAACATTCCCAACGGCAAGAATCTCGTCGACACCGCCGCCGCCAATGGGTCCTTCAGGACTTTTGGCAAGGCACTTGATGCCGCGGGCATGACCGAAACGCTGCGCGGCACGGGCCCTTTCACGGTGTTCGCACCGACGGATGCGGCATTTGAAAAGCTTCCGGCTGGCAAGCTGGAAAGTCTGTTCAAGCCCGAGAACAAGGAAGAACTCGTCTCGCTGCTGAACTACCATGTTGTCAGCGGCCGCAAGACCGCGGCCGACGTTGGCAAGTGGGACGCTGCCAGAACCGTCAACGGCCAGTCGGCCCCGATCATCCTGAAGGACGACCAGCTCAGCATTGATGGAGCGCTGATTACCTCTGCCGACATCGGGTCGAGCAATGGTCTGCTCCATGGGATCGATAAGGTCAACATTCCGACTAAGCAGTAA
- a CDS encoding SOUL family heme-binding protein, with product MNGATVPLFTDVLKSIPRFFGIRLDARPAYRMEDVVGPVEIRRYAPALFVHTSADGSHDAAVRVAREKLEDYIYGDNEALEKMEMTYPTYQGDDESTMFPSALRMRERHGWRVAFFLSNNLAAGEAPLPDDPAVRVHESPETLVAVLGYRGADTEESRIAAKRDLMQTLSGSRWAADDQVYWASYDQAFAIPYLKKNEVHVRVANSKTEIVVSAKVDEACNSDSEAANQA from the coding sequence ATGAACGGTGCAACTGTCCCGTTGTTCACAGACGTACTCAAGTCAATACCGAGGTTCTTCGGCATCCGACTCGACGCCAGACCTGCCTACCGTATGGAGGATGTCGTGGGACCGGTCGAGATCAGGCGCTACGCGCCAGCCTTGTTTGTGCATACCTCTGCGGACGGAAGCCATGACGCCGCAGTGCGTGTCGCACGCGAGAAGCTAGAGGATTACATCTACGGTGACAACGAAGCCCTAGAGAAGATGGAGATGACCTATCCGACGTACCAGGGCGACGACGAGTCCACGATGTTCCCCAGCGCTTTACGCATGCGCGAGAGGCACGGCTGGAGAGTTGCATTCTTTCTCTCCAACAACTTGGCCGCTGGAGAGGCGCCGCTACCGGACGATCCGGCGGTAAGAGTGCATGAATCGCCGGAAACATTGGTTGCCGTACTTGGATACCGCGGTGCCGACACGGAGGAGAGCCGCATCGCTGCTAAGCGCGACCTAATGCAGACACTGTCGGGGTCACGGTGGGCAGCAGATGATCAGGTCTATTGGGCAAGTTATGACCAGGCGTTCGCCATCCCGTATCTCAAGAAGAATGAAGTTCATGTCCGTGTAGCGAACTCGAAGACGGAGATTGTCGTCTCGGCCAAGGTCGACGAGGCATGCAACAGCGACAGTGAAGCCGCAAACCAAGCCTAA
- a CDS encoding sensor histidine kinase: MRLADFIEQNVCLIADGAQAFAATQTPQGVHLDETALRDHIPEILLAVVADLRTKQSAEAQLLKSEGRASVLDGPRTPASTHGMLRAKGGFDINQMVAEYRALRAAVLRLWIDAHGPSKQSFNDMIRFNEAIDQAISESVSYFSKEAESWRQVFLGVLGHDLRAPLSVIVTTSDLLSRMTRDGPYSEQTQRIVRSGMRMSKLLDDLLDYSRTQLGVGVRIVRSECCLSEVLSEEIDLLRTALPEATIRFHTSGAVRGSFDASRLREVLANLVSNAYKYGESGSAILVSLARTAEGVELVVRNRGAPLPSASRDELFNPLRRGLQPAKSGERTSLGLGLFIVREIVKAHRGEVVGESARGETTFTVRIPLQT; this comes from the coding sequence ATGCGTCTTGCCGACTTCATCGAACAAAACGTCTGTCTAATTGCCGATGGGGCGCAGGCCTTCGCCGCAACGCAGACGCCTCAGGGAGTGCACCTAGACGAAACCGCGCTGAGGGATCACATCCCGGAAATTCTGTTGGCCGTAGTTGCAGACCTGCGAACGAAACAATCCGCCGAGGCCCAGCTGCTTAAATCGGAAGGGCGGGCATCTGTGCTGGACGGACCTCGGACCCCTGCAAGCACCCACGGCATGTTGAGGGCTAAGGGCGGCTTCGACATCAATCAAATGGTTGCGGAGTACAGAGCTCTAAGAGCTGCAGTGCTTCGACTATGGATTGATGCGCATGGGCCTTCAAAGCAGTCGTTCAACGACATGATCCGATTCAACGAAGCTATTGATCAGGCCATTTCAGAGTCCGTCTCCTATTTTTCGAAGGAAGCAGAGTCTTGGCGCCAGGTGTTCCTCGGCGTTCTCGGACACGATCTCCGCGCGCCCTTGAGTGTCATCGTGACAACGTCGGACCTGCTGTCTCGGATGACGCGCGATGGCCCCTACTCCGAGCAGACGCAACGCATCGTCCGCAGCGGGATGCGCATGAGCAAGCTGCTTGACGACCTTCTTGACTACAGCAGGACCCAACTTGGCGTCGGAGTGCGCATTGTGCGCTCGGAATGCTGCCTCAGTGAGGTCCTTAGCGAAGAAATCGATCTGCTGCGGACAGCACTTCCCGAAGCGACGATCAGGTTCCACACCTCGGGAGCCGTTCGCGGCAGCTTTGACGCCTCACGCCTACGCGAAGTATTAGCGAACCTAGTTAGCAATGCTTACAAGTACGGCGAGAGTGGGTCAGCGATTCTGGTTTCTCTAGCACGAACGGCCGAGGGCGTTGAACTCGTGGTACGCAATCGCGGCGCCCCGCTCCCGTCGGCCTCACGGGACGAACTGTTCAATCCCCTGCGACGAGGCCTGCAGCCGGCGAAAAGCGGCGAACGTACGAGCCTCGGCCTGGGACTCTTCATTGTCCGAGAGATCGTGAAAGCGCATAGGGGCGAGGTGGTCGGCGAGTCAGCACGAGGGGAAACCACCTTCACCGTTCGAATTCCTCTCCAAACTTAA